The segment GGATGGGATCTTCAGGATCTGCTTCTCACGGGATTTAAAGGTGTCAGAGGCAAGGCGGAGGCGAAGCCGGCAAAACATCTTCGAACAGCATTAGGACAGATAGTGAATTTCTTTTATACGCTTCAAGGGGAGGCGGCAGGCGCTCAGGCCTTTTCGAATTTCGATACATTATTGGCCCCGTTCATACATTACGATAATTTAGATTATAAGGCCGTAAAACAGGCGCTGCAGGAGTTCCTCTTTAACGTGAATGTTCCCACGCGCGTAGGTTTTCAAACGCCTTTTACTAATATAACGCTCGACTTGACGATTCCGTCGTATTTTAAGGATCAGCCGGTAATAATAGGAGGTGAGCAGCAGTCAAAAACGTATAAGGAATTTACAAAAGAAATGGATATGTTCAACAGGGCGTTCCTGGAAGTGATGTTGGAAGGTGACGCCAAGGGTAGGGTATTTACTTTTCCGATCCCGACCTATAACATATCGAAAGATTTTGATTGGGATAATTCAAACTTGTCTTTATTGTGGGAGGTAACCGCCAAATATGGGATACCTTATTTCGCGAACTTCGTTAACTCCGATATGAATCCGGAAGATGCCCGTAGCATGTGCTGCCGTCTGCGTATCGATAATCGCGAGCTTCGCAAGCGTGGGGGAGGGCTGTTCGGCTCGTCACCGCTAACCGGCTCCATAGGTGTGGTGACCATAAATATGCCGCGGCTTGGGTACTTGTCCAAAAGCGAAGATGAGTTTTTTGCCAGGCTGGATAAACTCATGCGCATGGCAAAAGCAAGCCTCAGGATTAAGAGAAAAATGCTGGAGCAATTAACCGCAAATGATCTTTATCCTTATGTTAAGTTTTATCTTAGGAATGTTCATCAGCGTTTTGGGGAATATTGGAAGAATCATTTTTCTACGATAGGACTTACAGGCATGAACGAGGCCTGTCTTAATTTTTTGGGGGAAGATATCGGCTCAAAACGTGGAAGGGAATTTGCTTTGAAAGTTATGGATTTTATGAGGGATAAGCTCCTGGAGTTTCAAAAAGAAACAGGTGATAACTACAATCTTGAGGCTACCCCCGCCGAAGGGACGTCTTACAGGCTTGCTAAACTTGATAAAGAAAAATATCCGGGGATCATAGATGCTAATAATATTAAAACGGATGGCAAAAAACCGTCATTCTACACGAACTCAACCCAGCTTCCAGTAAACTATACCGACGATCTTTTTAAATTGCTGGATCTTCAGGATGCGCTTCAGGCAAAATACACAGGTGGAACGGTCCAGCATCTTTTTATCGGTGAAAGGATAAGCAATACGGACGCGCTTAAAAGCCTGATTAAAAAAATATGTACAAGATTTCACCTGCCGTATTTTTCGATTACGCCGACCTTCAGCGTTTGCCCATCGTGTGGTTACATGGCCGGTGAAGTACAAGTATGTCCTACCTGTAAAAGTGTGTGTGAAGTGTATTCGAGGATCGTGGGATATTTACGTCCGGTAGTCCAATGGAACGACGGCAAGCAGGCCGAATTTAGCATGAGGAAGACATTAAAAATATGAAAGTAGGGGGCTTGCAGAAACTTTCGCTTATAGACTATCCTGGAAAGACGTGCGCGGTAATATTCACACAAGGATGTAATTTCCGATGTGGCTATTGTCATAATTTGGAGCTTGTCTATACGGAGTTTTTTACCGAGCCGATTCCTTTCGAACGTGTACATGAATTTCTTAAAGAGAAGGCGGGGTTATTAGACGGTGTGGTTTTTTCCGGAGGAGAGCCGACTCTGCAGGAAGATCTTATTGACAGGATCCAAGATGTTCGTTCTTTAGGATATGCCGTAAAACTTGATACGAACGGAAGCAACCCCTATATTTTATCGGAGATTTTGCCATATCTTGATTATGTTGCCATGGACATCAAGGCTCCTATCGGGGATAAATATGCGCGTGTATGCGGCACGCCGGTTGATGATTACAATATACGCGTGAGTATATTTTTAATAAAGGCATCGGGAATTCGGCATGAGTTCAGAACGACGTTTGATAAAAAATTGCTGATAAATCCAGATATCATAAAGATTAAGAATTTAATTGGTAAATCAAGGTTTAATCTGCAGGAATGCGCGGATAGAAAAACTTCCTTATAAAAACATCTTGACAAGAATAGATGAATAGTGTATTCTTGATATTGAAAACCATTATCATTAAGGAGTGTATTGATATGCCAAGAGGAAACGGACAAGGCCCAGCATGGTGGCACGGAAGGTTTAAAGGTTGCGGTTACAGGATAACTGTCGGTCGTGAAGCTATTCTGGATGTGCTTACCAAAGCCGATAGGCATTTAAGCGCCGAAGATATATATATGAAGGTGCATGCGGCGTATCCAGCGATAGGGCTTACCACTATATATAGGACGCTTGAGATCCTTGTTAATATGGGACTAGTATTCAAGTTCGACTTTGGTGATGGCAGGGCACGGTATGAACTGGCCGAAGGATCGAATAGAAGCACTCACCACCATCACTTGATATGCACTAATTGTAAAAGAGTGGTCGATTATACCGACTTCATAGATGATGAGATAGAGTTGCTCCATAAGACGGAAAAAGGACTTTCCGAAAAGTACGATTTCGCAATTACAAACCATTTAATCCAATTTTATGGCTTATGTGATAAATGCAAGAAAAAGAAGTAGGGGGAGATATATTTTTTTCGATATAAATGGAAATGATTTTCATTAACAGAAACTTAAGAAAAGGAGGTGATTAAGATGCCAGGAGGAGATGGAACAGGTCCAATGGGTATGGGCCCGATGACCGGTGGCGGGAGAGGGTTTTGCGTTGCTCCTGTATCCAGCATAAGGCCGAGATCGTTTGGAAGAGGCTACGGCAGGGGTTGGGGAAACCAGCTCTATGCCACAGGTCTTCCTCGTTGGGCAAGAGGTGCCAACGAAGCTGAAGTGTTGAAGGAAGAGGCTGGTTTTCTCAAAGAAGAGCTCAAGGCGGTCGAAGATCGTATTGAGACGCTGGAGAAGGCCCAAACATCCGCAGGATAAATGGCGGATAGGAGTGGAGCGCCAAGCGCGCAGTGCTCCATTCCTTGGGCATTGTGTTTATCGACATCAATATAACAAAAGAGGTGTGCTATGAGATTAGGTATAACGCTTGAAGACCAGAGCGGTCTTCAGGGTAATGTTGCCGAGCATTTTGGGCAGTGTAAATATTTTTTTCTGCTGGACATTGAGAATAATAAAGTGAAGAGCAGTAGAATAGTTGAGAATACGGCAGTGCATGGCGGCGGAGGATGTATAGCCGTAGATGAATTGCTGAAATACAACGTTACCCATGTTATTGCAGGCGGGATGGGTGGCGGCGCTCAACAAAAATTCGCTCAAGCAGGCGTGAAAGTTTTCGGTTATTCAGGTAAAACAAAAGATGCGATAGATGATTTTTTGACAAATAAGATTGGCGGGTTGGGCGCGTGTAAGGAACATGGCACATGCCACTAAAGGAGAGTCGATTATGAAGATCTGCGTGACATCGGAAGGTAAAACGCTCGATTCTAAAATAGATCCCCGTTTTGGAAGGTGCCAATATTTCGTATTTGTTGACACGGATACTTTAGATTTAGAAGCGGTTGAAAACCCGAATATGCAATTTCAGGGCGGCGCCGGAATTCAATCAGGGCAACTTATGATATCCAGGGGCGTAAAAGCCGTTCTGACCGGGAATGTCGGCCCTAACGCTTTTCAGACGCTGCAGGCAGGCGGTATAAAGATATATACCGGCCTTTCGGGGAAGGTCCGGAATGCTGTCGAAAATTATAAGAGCGGGGAATTAAAAACTACGGAAAACCCGAGCGTAGGGTCTAAATTCGGGATGCCGGGTAAAAATAAATAAAACCAGGGAGGTTAAATATGCCGTTTTTTGAGCCGTTAGAAAAGATGGATCCTAAACATGTTGACTTGGAACGCGATAGGAAATCGTTAAGGGAAGAACTCGAAGCTATCGATTTCTATCAGGAGAGGATAGACGCCACAAGTGATGATTCCTTAAAGAAACTTCTCGCGCATAATATGAATGAGGAAAAAGAACACGCGGCCATGATTATAGAGTGGCTAAGGAAGAATGACGCGACACAAAACAAGATGTTTGATGAGCATGATTAATAAAGTTTCAATAGATAAAGAAGTCCGTGAGAATCATAAAGCATATCTTGAAAGAAAGAAGTTATATAAAAGTTTCGGCTACGATGTAGATAAAGAAAGGGATTTTATCTTAAGAGAGGCGATGCCACTTTCAGGTAAGATTCTTGAGGCCGGAACAGGCAAGGGCCATTTTGCGCTTGCGCTCGCGAAACGGGGGTATTCATTTGTAACCTTTGATATCTCAGAGGAAGAGCAGCGTTTTGCAAGGCTTAATATAGCGTATAACGGGCTTGAAAAACAGGTCGATTTCAGGATCGAAGACGGTGAACGCACAAGTTTTGCTGATGCAAGTTTCGATGTGGTTTTCTCTGTCAACGTCCTTCATCACCTCGCCAATCCATATCGAGTGATAAACGACTTGATTCGAGTCCTTGCTCCGCACGGAAAATTAATCATCAGCGATTTCTCAAAGAAGGGTTTTGATGTTATGAATAAAATCCATGCGCTTGAAGGCAAAACGCATGAATCAGGCAAGGTGAGCCTATCAGACGCCGAAAAGTATCTGTCAAATAAAGGTTTTTCGATCAAGAAAGCAAAGAGCATATACCAACATATTGTTGTGGCTACAAGGTAAACAAGAATTATGATTATTTCAGTCGCGAGTGGTAAGGGCGGAACAGGTAAGACTACAATTGCCGTTAATATGGCTTTGTCTTTAAGCAATGTGCAATTTCTTGATTGCGATGTCGAAGAGCCCAATGCCCATATTTTTCTAAAACCGGAAATAGAAGGAAGATCTTCGGCTTTTATTCCTATCCCGGAAGTAGATGAGGCAAGATGTAACGCGTGCGGCAAGTGCCGCGAAGTATGCGCTTATCATGCGATAGCCGTTATTCCTCCGAGCAATGATGCAAAGGGAAGCGTTCTCGTTTTTCCGCACTTATGTCATGGGTGCGGCGCCTGCAGTTTGCTTTGTCCTCAAAAAGCCATTAGAGAAGTAAATAAAGAGATAGGCGTTGTCGAAATAGGAATGTCGCAGGATATACAATTTGTTCATGGAAGACTCAATGTCGGTGAAATAATGTCTCCGCCTTTGATTAGGCAGGTCGAAGATTATATTAATCCCGCCAAAACCGTTATTATCGACGCGCCGCCCGGAACGTCCTGCCCTGTTATAGCCGCGGTTAAAAAAAGCGATTACTGCATACTTGTAACCGAGCCGACGCCATTCGGGCTTAATGACTTAGTGTTAGCAGTCGAGGTCTTAAGGAAGCTTGAGATTCGTTTCGGAGTCGTCATTAACCGCTCTGATATAGGCGATGATAAAGTTGACAAATATTGTCAGGATAACAATATATCAGTGCTTCTACGGATACCGTTCGATAGAGAGATAGCTCTTCTTTATTCACGCGGTATTTCGTTAGTTCAGGAGAAGCCGGAATATAAAGAAAAATTCCAGAAGATGTTTGCAATCATAACAAAAGAGATGCCATGAGGCAGATAGTAGTTATAAGCGGTAAAGGCGGAACGGGTAAGACGATTCTTACAGCGTCATTTGCCGCCTTAGCTAAGAATAAGATAATGGTAGACTGCGATGTGGACGCTGCGGATCTGCATCTTTTATTACATCCGAACGTAAAAGAACGTCAGGAATTCAAAAGCGGTAGGACCGCGAAGCTTGATAAGAAGATATGTAATAAATGCGGAAAGTGTATCACTCTATGCAGATTCGGCGCAATTAGCGATGATCTGACTATAGATTCAGTGTCTTGTGAAGGTTGCGGGTTATGCAGCCTTATATGCCCTGCCGGTGCAATAACTATGGAGGAGAACATAGCCGGTGAGTGGTTTATATCGGATACAAAATATGGTCCTTTTGTCCATGCCAAATTAGGTATTGCGGAAGAAAACTCTGGGAAACTTGTCGCGAAAATACGACAAGTAGCCAAGGAAATCGCTGAAAAAGACCGGCTCGACTATATTATCGTTGACGGGCCTCCGGGGATAGGATGCCCCGTTATTGCCTCACTTTCAGGCGTAGATTGCGCTATAGTAGTTACCGAGCCGACTCTTTCGGGGCTTCATGATGTGAAAAGAGTTATTGAAGTATGCGCTCATTTTAAGGTGCCGGTTAAGATGGTTATCAATAAATATGATCTTAACATTGACATGACCGAGGAGATAGAAACATATTGTCGATCCGGGGATATTGAGGTTGTAGGTAAAATATTATTTGATAGCTCTATCCCCAAGACATTAGTAAGGGGTATAACGGCGATCGAAGGTGCTAGTGAAGAAGTAATAGAAGAGATAAAAGATATATGGAGAAAAGTTATAAGCCATGATAATAACGAAGCAGAAACCGCTGGATGAAATACTAAAATATATTAAGAATGATACAACCGTTTTCCTGATCGGATGCGCTGTCTGCGCGACTACCTGTAAGACCGGCGGCGAAAATGAGATAAAAAGTTTGTCAGAAGCACTTGAAAGGAAAGGTAAGACCGTAGCCGGGTGGGATATTCTTAATCCGGCTTGTTATGTTTTCGAGTCAAAGAAGCTTCTTAGGCGCAAAGAAAAAGAGCTTGCCGCTTCTCAATCGATTATAAGTCTTGCCTGTGGCGGTGGAACACAAGCCATAGCGGAAGTCGTGCAGAAACCGGTTTATCCGGCCAATGACACGTTATTTCAAGGGGAAATTGTCAGGCTTTCACCAAAAGAGGATCGTTTTGAGAAGAAGTGTCTGATGTGCGGGAAATGTATAGTGGGCATGACCGGTGGCATCTGCCCAATTACCAGATGTCCTAAAGGCCTGCGAAACGGCCCTTGCGGCGGGCAGAATAAAGGGAAGTGCGAAATCGATCCTGACCGTGATTGCGCGTGGATACTCATCTACAAAAGACTTAAAGAGTTGGGTCAGCTTGAAAATATGCGGTTAATGAACGGCGTAAGAGATCATAGAAAAGCAATTGATTGGTTGCTGGTTAATAAACATTAAAATATGGCTGATAGAAAAAAAGATATTCATATTGTCAGATATTTTTCGTCATTGATTACGATATCAAATGGTAAAGTAATCAAAGTAACTAAGCCGACCATCTCGCATTGTCCGCTTGCCGGTTTTTTTTACAAAGGGCTCAAAAGATCCGGCGATTTGCCGCTTCCGCGGCTAAAGGACGAAATTAA is part of the Candidatus Omnitrophota bacterium genome and harbors:
- a CDS encoding ribonucleoside triphosphate reductase, translating into MFKKIVKRDGSEEEFDSRKIVNAINKAGVAAGEFGIDAAEKLADKVLNTAFQFTVNDNPSVEMMQDIVEEVLIASPYKKAAKAFILYRDEHARIREITSKFNVNLVDQYINNMDWQVKENSNMGFSLQGLNNYLSSEVSKIYWLNKIYTNNIKEAHLGGDFHIHDLGILSAYCVGWDLQDLLLTGFKGVRGKAEAKPAKHLRTALGQIVNFFYTLQGEAAGAQAFSNFDTLLAPFIHYDNLDYKAVKQALQEFLFNVNVPTRVGFQTPFTNITLDLTIPSYFKDQPVIIGGEQQSKTYKEFTKEMDMFNRAFLEVMLEGDAKGRVFTFPIPTYNISKDFDWDNSNLSLLWEVTAKYGIPYFANFVNSDMNPEDARSMCCRLRIDNRELRKRGGGLFGSSPLTGSIGVVTINMPRLGYLSKSEDEFFARLDKLMRMAKASLRIKRKMLEQLTANDLYPYVKFYLRNVHQRFGEYWKNHFSTIGLTGMNEACLNFLGEDIGSKRGREFALKVMDFMRDKLLEFQKETGDNYNLEATPAEGTSYRLAKLDKEKYPGIIDANNIKTDGKKPSFYTNSTQLPVNYTDDLFKLLDLQDALQAKYTGGTVQHLFIGERISNTDALKSLIKKICTRFHLPYFSITPTFSVCPSCGYMAGEVQVCPTCKSVCEVYSRIVGYLRPVVQWNDGKQAEFSMRKTLKI
- a CDS encoding methylenetetrahydrofolate reductase C-terminal domain-containing protein; protein product: MIITKQKPLDEILKYIKNDTTVFLIGCAVCATTCKTGGENEIKSLSEALERKGKTVAGWDILNPACYVFESKKLLRRKEKELAASQSIISLACGGGTQAIAEVVQKPVYPANDTLFQGEIVRLSPKEDRFEKKCLMCGKCIVGMTGGICPITRCPKGLRNGPCGGQNKGKCEIDPDRDCAWILIYKRLKELGQLENMRLMNGVRDHRKAIDWLLVNKH
- a CDS encoding ATP-binding protein, translated to MIISVASGKGGTGKTTIAVNMALSLSNVQFLDCDVEEPNAHIFLKPEIEGRSSAFIPIPEVDEARCNACGKCREVCAYHAIAVIPPSNDAKGSVLVFPHLCHGCGACSLLCPQKAIREVNKEIGVVEIGMSQDIQFVHGRLNVGEIMSPPLIRQVEDYINPAKTVIIDAPPGTSCPVIAAVKKSDYCILVTEPTPFGLNDLVLAVEVLRKLEIRFGVVINRSDIGDDKVDKYCQDNNISVLLRIPFDREIALLYSRGISLVQEKPEYKEKFQKMFAIITKEMP
- a CDS encoding DUF5320 domain-containing protein, which produces MPGGDGTGPMGMGPMTGGGRGFCVAPVSSIRPRSFGRGYGRGWGNQLYATGLPRWARGANEAEVLKEEAGFLKEELKAVEDRIETLEKAQTSAG
- a CDS encoding ferritin; protein product: MPFFEPLEKMDPKHVDLERDRKSLREELEAIDFYQERIDATSDDSLKKLLAHNMNEEKEHAAMIIEWLRKNDATQNKMFDEHD
- a CDS encoding ATP-binding protein, translated to MRQIVVISGKGGTGKTILTASFAALAKNKIMVDCDVDAADLHLLLHPNVKERQEFKSGRTAKLDKKICNKCGKCITLCRFGAISDDLTIDSVSCEGCGLCSLICPAGAITMEENIAGEWFISDTKYGPFVHAKLGIAEENSGKLVAKIRQVAKEIAEKDRLDYIIVDGPPGIGCPVIASLSGVDCAIVVTEPTLSGLHDVKRVIEVCAHFKVPVKMVINKYDLNIDMTEEIETYCRSGDIEVVGKILFDSSIPKTLVRGITAIEGASEEVIEEIKDIWRKVISHDNNEAETAG
- a CDS encoding NifB/NifX family molybdenum-iron cluster-binding protein — protein: MKICVTSEGKTLDSKIDPRFGRCQYFVFVDTDTLDLEAVENPNMQFQGGAGIQSGQLMISRGVKAVLTGNVGPNAFQTLQAGGIKIYTGLSGKVRNAVENYKSGELKTTENPSVGSKFGMPGKNK
- a CDS encoding class I SAM-dependent methyltransferase, encoding MINKVSIDKEVRENHKAYLERKKLYKSFGYDVDKERDFILREAMPLSGKILEAGTGKGHFALALAKRGYSFVTFDISEEEQRFARLNIAYNGLEKQVDFRIEDGERTSFADASFDVVFSVNVLHHLANPYRVINDLIRVLAPHGKLIISDFSKKGFDVMNKIHALEGKTHESGKVSLSDAEKYLSNKGFSIKKAKSIYQHIVVATR
- a CDS encoding NifB/NifX family molybdenum-iron cluster-binding protein gives rise to the protein MRLGITLEDQSGLQGNVAEHFGQCKYFFLLDIENNKVKSSRIVENTAVHGGGGCIAVDELLKYNVTHVIAGGMGGGAQQKFAQAGVKVFGYSGKTKDAIDDFLTNKIGGLGACKEHGTCH
- a CDS encoding anaerobic ribonucleoside-triphosphate reductase activating protein; its protein translation is MKVGGLQKLSLIDYPGKTCAVIFTQGCNFRCGYCHNLELVYTEFFTEPIPFERVHEFLKEKAGLLDGVVFSGGEPTLQEDLIDRIQDVRSLGYAVKLDTNGSNPYILSEILPYLDYVAMDIKAPIGDKYARVCGTPVDDYNIRVSIFLIKASGIRHEFRTTFDKKLLINPDIIKIKNLIGKSRFNLQECADRKTSL
- a CDS encoding transcriptional repressor: MPRGNGQGPAWWHGRFKGCGYRITVGREAILDVLTKADRHLSAEDIYMKVHAAYPAIGLTTIYRTLEILVNMGLVFKFDFGDGRARYELAEGSNRSTHHHHLICTNCKRVVDYTDFIDDEIELLHKTEKGLSEKYDFAITNHLIQFYGLCDKCKKKK